A region of Myxococcus stipitatus DSM 14675 DNA encodes the following proteins:
- the hisG gene encoding ATP phosphoribosyltransferase, producing the protein MLLKIALPNKGRLSEEVRELFNEAGLEVRVRGDRALTASLGGEFEAIFVRARDIPEFVADGAAHAGVTGWDLVNEAGRHLEHLMDLELGRCRLVVAAREESGIGQASDVRDGMRVASCFPRLTRDYFARRGQRITVVPVSGATEIAPHLGIADIVVDLTSTGSTLKMNGLREVATVLESSARLVACQANDAEVRGTLDELKLALGSVLAARGKRYVMANVPKEMLPRVREVLPGLNGPTVVDVMDGGRFVAVHAVVPAKAIYRTVNALKSLGGEGILVTRIERLVA; encoded by the coding sequence ATGCTGCTGAAGATTGCCCTGCCCAACAAAGGCCGTCTGTCCGAAGAGGTTCGTGAGCTGTTCAACGAAGCGGGTCTGGAGGTGCGTGTCAGAGGAGACCGCGCGCTCACCGCGTCGCTGGGCGGTGAGTTCGAGGCCATCTTCGTGCGTGCTCGAGACATCCCGGAGTTCGTCGCGGACGGGGCCGCGCATGCGGGGGTGACGGGGTGGGATCTGGTGAACGAGGCGGGGCGGCATCTCGAGCACCTGATGGACCTGGAGTTGGGCCGGTGTCGGCTCGTGGTCGCGGCGCGTGAGGAGAGCGGCATCGGCCAGGCCAGCGACGTGCGGGACGGCATGCGCGTGGCGTCGTGTTTCCCTCGGCTGACGCGGGACTACTTCGCGCGGCGAGGGCAGCGCATCACCGTGGTTCCCGTCTCGGGGGCGACGGAGATTGCCCCTCACCTGGGCATCGCGGACATCGTGGTGGACCTGACGTCGACTGGTTCCACGCTGAAGATGAACGGGCTGCGAGAAGTGGCCACGGTGCTGGAGTCCAGCGCGAGGCTGGTGGCGTGCCAGGCGAACGACGCCGAGGTGCGTGGAACGCTGGATGAGCTGAAGCTCGCGCTGGGCTCGGTGCTCGCGGCGCGGGGCAAGCGCTACGTGATGGCCAACGTGCCGAAGGAGATGCTCCCTCGCGTGCGTGAGGTGTTGCCGGGGCTCAACGGGCCCACGGTGGTCGACGTGATGGACGGAGGACGCTTCGTCGCGGTGCACGCGGTGGTGCCAGCGAAGGCCATCTACCGCACCGTCAATGCCCTGAAGTCCCTGGGGGGCGAAGGCATCCTCGTCACTCGGATTGAAAGGTTGGTGGCGTGA
- the hisD gene encoding histidinol dehydrogenase yields MAPLPSFLRFQGPLARLSPEDRRWLLLRGGAVDSRIAARVRELIASVQLDGDSALFEMARRFDGVSLSSLEVPRARCEEALAALEPSLVRALTRAVRNIARAHEVQRPRAVEVETEPGVLVGRRPDPLGRVGVYAPGGRAVYPSSVLMGVVPAKVAGVGEVIVCSPPGRDGLPHASVLAAAVLAGADRVFALGGAGAVAAMAYGTRSVPRVDRIVGPGNAYVAEAKLQVVGAVAIEAPAGPSEILVVADATASPEAVAREVLAQAEHDPDAACVVVALGDAVAEAIAAQVRALSVSAKRREIVDAALGSRGAVLSVASLEEVWPFVADFAPEHLLLATAEPAADLERVRNAGTVFLGERSSVAYGDYMTGSNHVLPTAGLARAYSGLNLLDFYRWTTFQRVERAASAALADDVGVLADSEGLFAHAEAARAWRGA; encoded by the coding sequence ATGGCTCCGCTTCCTTCGTTCCTCCGGTTCCAAGGGCCCCTCGCGAGGCTGTCGCCCGAGGACCGGCGCTGGTTGTTGCTGCGAGGTGGCGCGGTCGACTCGCGCATCGCCGCCCGGGTTCGAGAGCTCATCGCGAGTGTCCAACTGGATGGGGACAGCGCGCTCTTCGAGATGGCGCGCCGGTTCGATGGGGTGTCGTTGTCCTCGCTGGAGGTGCCTCGGGCGCGCTGTGAGGAGGCGCTGGCGGCGCTGGAGCCCTCCCTGGTGCGGGCGTTGACGCGGGCCGTGCGCAACATCGCTCGGGCGCACGAGGTGCAGCGTCCTCGCGCGGTGGAGGTGGAGACGGAGCCGGGAGTGTTGGTGGGGCGCAGGCCGGACCCACTCGGGCGGGTTGGCGTGTATGCGCCAGGAGGCCGCGCGGTCTATCCCAGCAGCGTGTTGATGGGCGTGGTCCCCGCGAAGGTGGCGGGAGTGGGGGAGGTCATCGTGTGCTCACCGCCGGGACGCGACGGACTGCCTCACGCGAGTGTACTGGCCGCCGCGGTGCTGGCGGGAGCGGACCGGGTCTTCGCGTTGGGAGGCGCGGGCGCGGTGGCGGCGATGGCGTACGGGACACGGAGCGTGCCGCGTGTGGACCGCATCGTCGGGCCTGGGAATGCGTACGTCGCCGAAGCCAAGCTTCAGGTGGTGGGCGCGGTGGCCATCGAAGCGCCCGCGGGGCCGAGTGAAATCCTCGTCGTCGCCGACGCGACGGCGAGTCCGGAGGCGGTGGCGCGAGAAGTCCTCGCACAAGCGGAGCATGACCCGGACGCGGCCTGTGTCGTGGTGGCCTTGGGTGACGCCGTCGCGGAGGCCATCGCGGCGCAGGTACGGGCGCTGTCGGTGAGCGCGAAGCGGCGGGAGATTGTCGACGCGGCGTTGGGCTCGCGAGGCGCGGTGTTGAGCGTGGCCTCGCTGGAGGAGGTGTGGCCCTTCGTGGCGGACTTCGCACCGGAGCACCTGCTCCTCGCCACGGCGGAGCCGGCGGCGGACCTGGAGCGCGTGCGCAATGCCGGCACCGTCTTCCTGGGGGAGCGCTCGTCGGTGGCGTACGGCGACTACATGACGGGCTCGAACCATGTGCTGCCCACGGCGGGGCTGGCGCGGGCGTACTCGGGGCTCAACCTGCTCGACTTCTACCGATGGACCACCTTCCAGCGCGTGGAGCGTGCCGCGTCGGCGGCGCTGGCGGACGACGTGGGGGTGCTCGCGGACAGTGAAGGACTCTTCGCGCACGCCGAGGCCGCGCGGGCCTGGAGGGGCGCATGA
- a CDS encoding pyridoxal phosphate-dependent aminotransferase: MIPLRASYQGLSPYSPPKKPCRVDLSDNTNLFGVPPAAARKLGEFHAELLARYPRSYAPDLRRVLASGLGVEAEWVTTGCGSDDVLDSALRAFLEPGEVLAFQDPTFVMMPLFAKVNGLRPAAVPLRADFDVDPEALLATGAKVIYLCSPNNPTGTVLSRASVERVVDEAPGVVIIDEAYADFARGPGFVDLALTRTNVLVTRTFSKAFGLASLRVGWGVGHPRLVAEVEKARGPYKLTQLAESVAVATLNEDPPWVRVWAQEAVANRERLREALRAMGLKPLPSEGNFLLVPVPGAPEVAERMRERDVNVRAFQGLTGVGDALRIGSAPWPLLETALTALRESLR, encoded by the coding sequence ATGATTCCCCTTCGCGCGTCCTACCAAGGCCTCTCGCCGTATTCGCCGCCGAAGAAGCCGTGTCGCGTGGACTTGAGCGACAACACCAACCTGTTTGGTGTGCCTCCCGCGGCGGCTCGCAAGCTGGGGGAGTTTCACGCGGAACTGCTGGCTCGCTATCCCCGGAGCTATGCGCCCGACCTGCGGCGCGTGCTGGCCTCGGGGCTCGGGGTCGAGGCCGAGTGGGTGACGACGGGGTGCGGCTCCGACGATGTCCTCGACAGCGCGCTGAGGGCGTTCCTGGAGCCGGGGGAGGTGCTCGCGTTCCAGGACCCCACGTTCGTGATGATGCCGTTGTTCGCGAAGGTGAATGGACTGCGGCCCGCGGCGGTGCCGCTGCGCGCGGACTTCGATGTGGACCCGGAGGCGCTGCTCGCCACCGGGGCGAAGGTCATCTACCTGTGCTCGCCCAACAACCCCACGGGCACGGTGTTGTCGCGTGCGTCGGTGGAGCGCGTGGTGGACGAGGCGCCGGGCGTCGTCATCATCGACGAGGCCTATGCGGACTTCGCGCGCGGCCCTGGCTTCGTGGACCTGGCGCTGACTCGCACGAATGTGCTGGTGACGCGGACGTTCTCCAAGGCGTTCGGCCTCGCGAGCCTGCGCGTGGGCTGGGGCGTGGGGCACCCGAGGTTGGTGGCCGAAGTGGAGAAGGCCCGAGGGCCGTACAAGCTCACCCAGCTCGCGGAGTCGGTGGCCGTGGCCACGTTGAACGAGGACCCACCCTGGGTTCGAGTCTGGGCCCAGGAGGCGGTGGCGAACCGGGAGCGGCTTCGTGAAGCCCTGCGGGCGATGGGGCTGAAGCCGCTGCCCTCCGAGGGCAACTTCCTGCTGGTGCCCGTGCCCGGAGCGCCCGAGGTGGCGGAGCGGATGCGCGAGCGCGACGTGAATGTGCGCGCCTTCCAAGGACTCACGGGTGTGGGGGACGCGCTGCGGATCGGCAGCGCTCCCTGGCCCTTGCTGGAGACGGCGCTCACGGCGCTGCGGGAGTCGCTGCGATGA
- the hisH gene encoding imidazole glycerol phosphate synthase subunit HisH has product MRVTLFDYGAGNLHSLGKALTTVPGVDVRVEEDPVRAVDTEVLVLPGVGAFGAAAARLAPGREAMRAALERGLPCLGICLGMQLLFESSDEGPGQGLGYFAGRVTRLNARRVPQMGWNPVDADTTVPGVPLEIAYYANSFVCRAQDVSLVTAWTTHEEDRFPAAVRRGSVVGVQFHPEKSSAAGVAFIQGFLREVAS; this is encoded by the coding sequence ATGAGGGTCACCTTGTTCGACTATGGCGCTGGCAACCTGCACTCGCTGGGCAAGGCCCTGACCACGGTGCCGGGCGTGGACGTGCGAGTGGAGGAGGACCCCGTGCGCGCGGTGGACACGGAGGTCCTCGTGTTGCCCGGCGTCGGAGCCTTCGGCGCGGCGGCGGCACGACTGGCCCCCGGACGCGAGGCGATGCGCGCCGCCCTGGAGCGAGGGCTGCCGTGCCTGGGCATCTGCCTGGGGATGCAGCTCTTGTTCGAGTCGAGTGACGAGGGACCCGGTCAGGGCCTCGGCTACTTCGCGGGCCGGGTGACTCGGCTGAACGCGAGGCGCGTGCCGCAGATGGGCTGGAATCCGGTGGACGCGGACACCACGGTGCCTGGTGTTCCGCTGGAGATCGCCTACTACGCGAACAGCTTCGTCTGCCGAGCCCAGGATGTGTCCCTCGTGACGGCCTGGACGACCCATGAGGAGGACCGCTTCCCCGCGGCGGTGCGGCGAGGCTCGGTGGTCGGCGTGCAGTTCCACCCCGAGAAGTCCTCAGCCGCGGGCGTGGCCTTCATCCAGGGCTTCTTGCGCGAGGTGGCGTCATGA
- a CDS encoding HisA/HisF-related TIM barrel protein, translated as MKAIAAIDLREGACVQLVGGSYDAERVRVNDPLAALQQWRDVGFRHFHVVDLDAALGRGSNADVVARLTSQAPGLAFTVGGGVREAARVASLLEGGASGVVVGTRAIEDPVWLADVASRHPGRVVVAADVRGREVVTRGWTLGSGRALDEVLAALEPLPLGGLLVTAVHKEGQLEGVDLLLMRDVVSRTRHRLYASGGVTTLEDLRGLSSVGAYGAVIGMALYTGRLDAREVAREFSE; from the coding sequence ATGAAGGCGATTGCGGCCATCGACCTGCGCGAGGGCGCCTGCGTGCAGCTCGTCGGAGGTTCGTACGACGCGGAGCGGGTCCGGGTGAACGACCCGCTGGCCGCGCTGCAACAGTGGCGCGACGTGGGCTTCAGACACTTCCATGTCGTCGACCTGGACGCGGCCTTGGGACGTGGCTCCAACGCGGACGTGGTCGCTCGATTGACGTCCCAAGCGCCAGGGCTCGCCTTCACCGTGGGCGGTGGCGTGCGGGAGGCCGCGCGGGTGGCGTCGCTGCTGGAGGGCGGCGCCTCGGGGGTGGTGGTGGGGACGCGAGCCATTGAAGACCCGGTCTGGCTCGCGGACGTGGCGAGCCGTCATCCAGGGCGGGTCGTGGTGGCCGCGGACGTGCGCGGGCGTGAAGTGGTGACGCGGGGGTGGACCCTCGGCAGTGGTCGAGCGCTCGACGAGGTGCTCGCGGCACTGGAGCCGTTGCCGCTGGGCGGACTGTTGGTGACGGCGGTGCACAAGGAAGGGCAGCTCGAGGGCGTGGACCTGTTGCTCATGCGCGACGTGGTGTCGCGGACGCGTCACCGGCTCTACGCGTCGGGCGGGGTGACGACCCTGGAGGACTTGCGAGGCTTGTCGTCGGTGGGTGCCTACGGGGCGGTCATCGGCATGGCGCTGTACACGGGGCGACTGGATGCGCGCGAAGTCGCGCGGGAGTTCTCGGAATGA